The following proteins are co-located in the Planococcus plakortidis genome:
- the mnmE gene encoding tRNA uridine-5-carboxymethylaminomethyl(34) synthesis GTPase MnmE — MEFDTIAAISTPSGEGAIAIVRLSGPEAVAIADRLFRAPSAKALAEQASHTIHYGHIEDPATKETAEEVMVALMRAPKTFTREDVVEINCHGGIVSVNRVLSLALRAGARLAEPGEFTKRAFLNGRIDLSQAEAVMDLIRAKTDRAMDVALTQMEGRLSRLISSLRQALLESIAQMEVNIDYPEYDDVEEMTRPMMLEKAQWVQAEIAKLLQTSQQGKILREGLSTVIIGRPNVGKSSLLNSLVQENKAIVTEIAGTTRDIIEEYVNVRGVPLRLVDTAGIRETEDIVERIGVERSRKVLKEADLILYVLNYAEQLTEEDLLLFEAVRDMNYIVVINKTDLPKQIDLEQVKELTGDKRLVTTSLIEEEGIDQLEEAIADLFFEGEIEAGDMTYVSNVRHISLLHQAHQTISDAISAAEMDVPVDMIQIDVTRTWEILGEIIGDTADDGLLNQLFSQFCLGK, encoded by the coding sequence TCGCCATCGTCCGCCTAAGCGGGCCGGAAGCAGTAGCCATCGCAGACCGGTTGTTCCGTGCGCCGTCTGCTAAAGCGTTGGCAGAACAGGCGAGCCATACCATCCATTATGGCCATATTGAAGACCCCGCGACGAAAGAAACGGCGGAGGAAGTCATGGTCGCATTGATGAGAGCACCGAAAACATTTACCCGTGAAGATGTCGTGGAGATCAATTGCCACGGCGGCATCGTATCGGTCAATCGTGTGCTGTCACTCGCTTTAAGAGCGGGTGCACGGCTTGCGGAACCCGGTGAATTCACCAAGCGCGCCTTCCTGAACGGTCGCATCGACTTGTCCCAGGCAGAGGCCGTCATGGACTTGATCCGCGCGAAAACGGACCGTGCCATGGACGTCGCGCTGACCCAGATGGAAGGGCGTTTGTCCCGCCTGATCAGCTCGCTGCGCCAGGCGCTTTTGGAATCGATCGCACAGATGGAAGTGAATATCGATTACCCCGAATACGACGATGTGGAAGAAATGACGCGTCCGATGATGCTCGAAAAAGCGCAATGGGTGCAAGCGGAAATCGCTAAATTGCTCCAAACTTCCCAGCAAGGCAAGATTTTGCGGGAAGGCTTGTCGACGGTCATCATCGGCCGCCCGAATGTCGGGAAATCGTCGTTACTGAATAGTTTAGTACAGGAAAATAAAGCCATTGTCACGGAAATCGCCGGCACGACGCGCGACATCATCGAGGAATACGTCAATGTCCGCGGTGTCCCGCTGCGCCTTGTCGATACGGCAGGCATCCGGGAAACGGAAGACATTGTCGAGCGCATCGGCGTCGAACGTTCCCGCAAAGTGCTGAAAGAAGCCGATTTGATCCTTTATGTACTGAATTATGCGGAGCAATTGACAGAAGAAGACCTCTTATTGTTCGAAGCGGTCCGCGACATGAATTATATCGTCGTCATCAACAAAACCGATTTGCCGAAGCAGATCGATTTGGAACAAGTAAAGGAATTGACAGGCGATAAACGCCTCGTGACGACTTCCTTAATTGAAGAAGAAGGCATCGACCAGCTCGAAGAAGCGATTGCCGACTTGTTCTTTGAGGGGGAAATCGAGGCAGGGGACATGACCTATGTCTCCAACGTTCGCCATATTTCGCTTTTGCATCAAGCGCATCAAACGATTTCGGATGCCATTTCAGCCGCCGAAATGGATGTGCCGGTCGATATGATCCAGATCGATGTGACCCGCACGTGGGAAATCCTCGGTGAAATCATCGGTGATACGGCAGATGACGGCTTATTGAATCAATTATTCTCGCAATTTTGCCTAGGAAAATAA